tccattaCAAGCGAGTATATAGCcagatagatgaagagaaagataaactgataaatagacGTAGATACAGGCAGATAGCCAAATGTGCCTCTATATTTGTCTCAGGCGAAACCTTAATATCCTTAAACCTTTGACGAGTTCAGCAGTCCAAGGAGGAATGCCATTGAGCGCTGCTAATGTTTGATTTAATGGACAGTTGCGAATGTAACTTTGTGTCGGTGGTCGTGTCGGGTTCTCGCTTATCCTGCGATGCTTGGGTAGAATTCTCTGCTGGTTCAGTcttaaagaagaaggaaatgatcgTCATTCGGAATTTCTTGTTCAGTAAATACAAGTAGAGAATATGCATCAGCCCTTGGGCGATTTCAAATATGTTAGCAACCCCACGGAAGAGCTCGTCGGCCCTTTTGCCGTAGCACGCGCCCTCCAGATCATGGAAATAGATGATGTACCATGATATCGGTGTGGACAGGAAGAGGTacgtgagagagaaacagagcagATTGATGATTGccttgttttccttctccctgCGGTAGTCCGAGGTAAAGTTATTTTGGTTGTTCTTCGAGTAGAGTTTGATGGCTAGACCAATGTTGAGCACCGCCAGAATGATCACGGGGAACCAGGTGAGGCTAATCTCATGGAGGGTCATGAAGAACTTCGTCTGGAGGGAGTCGTCCTCGTAGTGAACAGCATCGCGTATCATGAATTTAGTGCAGTTGGTCAGGTCGCCTTCTAAGCACAGGACCTCGGCGCATATGAACTTGTGGAGATGCGAGAACACACAGAAAATAAAGGTGGCAACCATCCTCTTCAGAATAACACCATCCTTGTACACTCGACTGAACAAAGGGATGTTCCACGCTGCCATAAACCGATCCAAAGAGATCCAAAGGAGGATATACACACTCAGCATCTGGTAGAGGGTTTCCAGTGACCATCCGAAGTGGGCGAAGTAGAAGGCGAAGCTGTAGCTCCAGAATACACACCCGTTCAAAGAAACAACAGACGGGATGATGCAGATTGTCATGGCGAAGTCAGACAGGATCATCAAAAGGAAGTACCTGTGATGTCAGTAAGTgtatcattaagaaaaaaatgcaaataccaAATAGACAAAGAATGAAAATCTATAAAAGTCAACGACCGTGTATTAACTTATCATTTAagttttcttatacggtaggtaaACAATAAACAGTGGTTTTCAGCGCTATGAACTTCAACCTTCATATATCAAGCAATCAGTGAACTGTTCGATATCATtcattgttcttttgtttttataagttCATAGAGTCATGACTCACCTGTTTACAGGGTTCTTTTTCAGTACTGGTTTATTTAGAATATATGCAGTTATAGCCTGGAGAGGGAGGGTTATTGTGATCATAACACTGTAGGTAACGCGGTAGAAAATCCAGTACAAATTGTA
The Penaeus monodon isolate SGIC_2016 chromosome 18, NSTDA_Pmon_1, whole genome shotgun sequence genome window above contains:
- the LOC119584230 gene encoding uncharacterized protein LOC119584230; protein product: MDFFEDDEMYNLYWIFYRVTYSVMITITLPLQAITAYILNKPVLKKNPVNRYFLLMILSDFAMTICIIPSVVSLNGCVFWSYSFAFYFAHFGWSLETLYQMLSVYILLWISLDRFMAAWNIPLFSRVYKDGVILKRMVATFIFCVFSHLHKFICAEVLCLEGDLTNCTKFMIRDAVHYEDDSLQTKFFMTLHEISLTWFPVIILAVLNIGLAIKLYSKNNQNNFTSDYRREKENKAIINLLCFSLTYLFLSTPISWYIIYFHDLEGACYGKRADELFRGVANIFEIAQGLMHILYLYLLNKKFRMTIISFFFKTEPAENSTQASQDKREPDTTTDTKLHSQLSIKSNISSAQWHSSLDC